A DNA window from Lujinxingia litoralis contains the following coding sequences:
- a CDS encoding metal ABC transporter permease: protein MSWLVEPWQWGDWMWRGMLTLNLVAITSAVLGVFLYLRRMSLIADALAHVALPGIVVAFLVTQSLHGGVMLAGAALMGLLTAAAIEWVSRRPTVRSDAAIGVVFTALFALGVILLSTRVRDAHIDTHCLLYGDVLGVSDRALGLVGVTAPAVLGLVAVFYRWLNVSSFDPKYAVALGIPVSALSYGLMSAVTVTAVAGFEAVGAVLVIALIIVPGATAHLLARNLKGMLLVSVAHGVLSSWVGMYLAIALNISAAGAVVVVGGLLYAVAFVFAPGHGRLWLWRQRHRSSSRAPDGLSPSG from the coding sequence GTGAGTTGGCTTGTTGAGCCCTGGCAGTGGGGCGATTGGATGTGGCGCGGCATGCTCACGCTGAATCTGGTGGCGATCACCTCGGCGGTGCTCGGGGTCTTTTTGTACCTGCGGCGTATGAGTCTGATCGCCGATGCGCTGGCTCACGTTGCACTGCCCGGCATCGTGGTGGCCTTTCTCGTCACCCAATCGCTGCACGGCGGAGTGATGCTGGCCGGAGCCGCCTTGATGGGGCTTTTGACCGCGGCGGCCATTGAGTGGGTCAGCCGTCGTCCTACTGTTCGTAGCGATGCCGCCATCGGGGTGGTCTTCACCGCGCTCTTTGCACTGGGAGTCATTCTACTCTCCACCCGGGTGCGTGATGCTCATATCGATACGCACTGTCTGCTCTATGGCGACGTGCTCGGAGTAAGCGACCGCGCGCTGGGGCTGGTGGGGGTGACGGCCCCGGCAGTTCTAGGGCTTGTGGCGGTATTCTATCGCTGGCTCAACGTCAGCAGTTTTGATCCGAAGTACGCCGTGGCGCTCGGGATTCCGGTCTCCGCGCTCAGTTACGGATTGATGAGTGCGGTCACCGTGACGGCGGTCGCCGGTTTTGAAGCGGTGGGCGCGGTGCTTGTCATCGCGCTGATCATCGTACCGGGAGCCACGGCGCATCTTCTGGCGCGCAACCTCAAAGGTATGCTCCTTGTGAGTGTGGCACACGGTGTGCTCTCCAGCTGGGTGGGGATGTACCTGGCGATTGCGCTGAATATCTCGGCGGCCGGCGCGGTGGTGGTGGTCGGAGGGCTGCTCTACGCGGTGGCCTTTGTTTTCGCCCCGGGGCATGGACGCCTGTGGCTATGGCGCCAACGCCATCGATCCTCCTCCCGAGCACCCGATGGCTTGTCGCCCTCCGGGTGA
- a CDS encoding metal ABC transporter ATP-binding protein yields MSTQLALEIRDLSLSYGVVRAVEDVNLNIEQGRLVGIIGPNGAGKSTLIKAIAGAKDPDHGTIRIVGETGRAGRRKLTYVPQRGAVDWDFPISAEGVVRQGRFGGLGLLRRFGKADRRAVQDALDAVAMTSLKDRQIGELSGGQQQRVFLARALAQGGEVFLMDEPFAGVDAATEKAIMAVLRELRDAGKTVLVVHHDLVTVADYFDEIVLLNRTTVAHGPTSRVFTPENMRATYGGHLAIFDAQSQIEAVE; encoded by the coding sequence ATGAGCACCCAGCTGGCTCTGGAGATCCGCGACCTCAGCCTGTCGTACGGCGTTGTGCGCGCAGTAGAAGATGTCAATCTCAACATTGAGCAGGGGCGGCTGGTGGGGATTATCGGTCCCAACGGGGCAGGAAAATCCACGCTGATCAAAGCCATCGCCGGCGCAAAGGACCCCGATCACGGTACGATTCGTATCGTGGGAGAGACGGGGCGAGCGGGGCGTCGGAAATTGACCTACGTACCGCAACGCGGGGCAGTGGACTGGGATTTTCCGATCTCCGCCGAAGGGGTGGTGCGTCAGGGGCGCTTCGGAGGGCTGGGGCTCTTGCGTCGCTTCGGAAAAGCCGACCGCCGCGCAGTACAAGACGCGCTGGACGCCGTCGCGATGACGTCGCTCAAAGACCGCCAGATTGGAGAACTCTCCGGAGGACAGCAGCAGCGGGTCTTTCTTGCACGTGCGTTGGCTCAAGGGGGGGAGGTCTTTTTGATGGATGAACCCTTCGCCGGAGTCGATGCCGCGACCGAGAAGGCCATTATGGCTGTGTTACGTGAGCTTCGTGATGCAGGCAAAACGGTGCTGGTGGTGCACCACGACCTGGTTACGGTGGCGGACTACTTCGACGAAATCGTCCTGCTCAATCGTACGACCGTCGCTCATGGCCCAACCTCCCGGGTCTTTACCCCCGAGAACATGCGCGCGACCTACGGAGGGCATTTGGCCATCTTCGACGCGCAGAGTCAGATCGAGGCCGTGGAGTAG
- a CDS encoding bifunctional 5,10-methylenetetrahydrofolate dehydrogenase/5,10-methenyltetrahydrofolate cyclohydrolase — protein sequence MVFDIVTQPLQEAVRRGPEGVLDGRAVADALLEQVQSATQQLARRGITPTLAVVRAGDDMASDIYVRHKERACARVGIAFRHEHLPATVREDEIVEVLSRLNADPNVHGILLQLPLPGEMNGADILTAIDPQKDVDGFHPLNLGGLMSGRAVLEPCTPRGVMTLLSSAGVELTGKRAVVIGRSVIVGRPMSLMLARANATVTLCHRHTRNLDRIVSEAEILVVATGVAGLVKGSWVREGAVVIDVGISRVEGKVRGDVEFEAARKQAALITPVPRGVGPMTVATLMENVVRAVCVRHGLVVRAGELVEAASVGVCFDKGVGLAPWRVRPISS from the coding sequence ATGGTATTCGACATTGTGACACAACCGCTTCAGGAGGCGGTGCGGCGAGGACCCGAAGGGGTGCTTGACGGGAGGGCCGTTGCCGACGCGTTGCTTGAGCAGGTTCAGAGTGCGACTCAGCAGTTGGCCAGACGTGGCATCACGCCCACGCTTGCGGTGGTGCGGGCAGGCGACGACATGGCCAGTGATATTTACGTACGCCACAAGGAGCGGGCGTGCGCCAGGGTTGGCATTGCCTTTCGCCACGAACATCTCCCCGCCACGGTGCGAGAAGATGAGATCGTTGAGGTGCTCTCGCGCCTTAATGCAGATCCGAATGTTCATGGCATCCTTCTGCAGCTGCCACTGCCCGGAGAGATGAACGGCGCCGATATTCTGACCGCCATTGACCCTCAGAAAGATGTCGACGGCTTTCATCCGCTGAACCTGGGTGGCCTGATGAGCGGTCGCGCGGTCCTGGAGCCCTGCACGCCGCGCGGCGTGATGACGTTGCTGAGCTCGGCCGGCGTGGAGCTGACCGGAAAACGGGCGGTCGTCATTGGTCGAAGCGTTATTGTGGGTCGACCGATGTCTTTGATGCTCGCCCGAGCCAACGCCACCGTGACGCTCTGCCACCGCCATACCCGTAACCTCGACCGGATTGTCTCAGAGGCGGAGATTCTGGTGGTAGCCACCGGTGTGGCGGGCCTGGTGAAGGGTAGTTGGGTGCGGGAAGGCGCGGTTGTGATCGATGTGGGGATCAGCCGGGTCGAGGGTAAAGTGCGAGGGGATGTGGAGTTTGAGGCTGCCCGGAAACAAGCGGCGTTGATCACTCCGGTGCCACGCGGAGTTGGGCCGATGACCGTGGCGACCCTGATGGAAAACGTCGTGCGGGCTGTCTGCGTGCGCCACGGACTTGTGGTCCGCGCCGGGGAGCTTGTTGAGGCGGCTTCGGTTGGGGTTTGCTTTGACAAAGGTGTGGGCCTCGCTCCCTGGCGAGTGCGGCCAATCTCAAGCTAA
- a CDS encoding metal-dependent transcriptional regulator, whose amino-acid sequence MPTISVENYLKAVFHLQGEARERVKTKALADHLDISLPSVTGMLKSLADEGLVDYVPYRGALLTEQGRKMALRVIRNHRLIEVFLVHTLDYSWDEVHAEAERLEHAVSDTLVERIDCALGYPRFDPHGDPIPTADGEILRRESMALSAVVAGQTVRVERVLDQTPEVLRYLDRIGLRPGGVVRVREVLSFDGQMFLTVNGSDVSVSESLAARMLVTPVE is encoded by the coding sequence ATGCCTACTATCTCAGTTGAAAACTACCTCAAGGCGGTCTTTCACCTGCAAGGCGAGGCCCGTGAGAGGGTCAAGACCAAGGCACTCGCCGACCATCTGGATATTTCGTTGCCCTCGGTCACGGGTATGCTCAAGTCCCTCGCTGACGAAGGGTTGGTTGACTACGTTCCCTATCGTGGCGCGCTGCTTACCGAGCAGGGGCGAAAAATGGCACTGCGGGTGATCCGTAATCATCGCCTCATAGAAGTGTTTCTGGTGCACACCCTCGATTACAGCTGGGACGAGGTGCATGCCGAGGCCGAACGCCTGGAGCATGCTGTCAGTGACACGCTTGTGGAGCGTATTGACTGCGCGCTGGGCTACCCCAGGTTTGACCCGCATGGCGACCCGATTCCCACTGCGGATGGCGAGATCTTGAGGCGCGAGTCCATGGCATTGAGCGCCGTGGTCGCCGGACAGACTGTGCGCGTGGAGCGGGTCCTCGATCAGACTCCGGAGGTGCTTCGATACCTCGATCGCATTGGGCTGCGCCCTGGAGGGGTTGTTCGTGTCAGGGAGGTGTTGAGTTTCGACGGCCAGATGTTTTTGACGGTCAACGGCAGTGATGTGTCGGTGAGTGAGAGTCTGGCAGCCCGTATGTTGGTGACTCCGGTGGAGTAG
- the gcvT gene encoding glycine cleavage system aminomethyltransferase GcvT, whose product MAENLLRVPLHDRHVALGGRMVPFAGYEMPVQFSGIKDEHLAVRAGAGIFDVSHMGEVEVRGQDAIAAVDALVTNDVRGLVDGQALYTTMCAPDGGIIDDLIVYRLAHDHVFICVNAANRHKDVAFMKEHLPAMDAVLEDTSDIYIQLAIQGPEAEALLSPLNSDAELSELAFFRCQWMEVAGVRALVARTGYTGEDGFELYIPQGGEAIFDMLVERYVPERLALCGLGARDTLRLEARLPLYGQELSTEVNPFEAGLGWVVKLNTGHDFVGKDALIAAKEAGVTRRLRGVRLQGRGVLRPGYPIFVNDTQVGQLTSGGFAPTLDASIGLGYIDIEHADVSAAEVEIRGRRLPVALTKKPFYSRPR is encoded by the coding sequence ATGGCTGAGAATCTTCTGAGAGTGCCGCTCCATGACCGCCATGTTGCCCTTGGTGGCCGTATGGTGCCCTTTGCTGGTTACGAGATGCCCGTGCAGTTTAGCGGCATCAAAGACGAGCATCTCGCCGTCCGAGCCGGGGCGGGCATCTTCGATGTGAGTCACATGGGGGAGGTCGAGGTGCGTGGCCAAGATGCTATCGCCGCGGTCGATGCCTTGGTCACCAACGACGTGCGGGGGCTTGTGGATGGCCAGGCGCTCTACACGACGATGTGCGCCCCTGACGGGGGAATCATTGATGACCTTATTGTGTACCGTCTGGCCCACGATCACGTCTTCATCTGTGTGAACGCGGCCAATCGCCATAAAGACGTTGCGTTCATGAAAGAGCACCTTCCGGCGATGGATGCGGTGCTGGAAGACACGTCCGACATATACATCCAGCTGGCTATTCAGGGGCCGGAGGCCGAAGCGCTTCTCTCCCCCCTGAACTCGGATGCGGAGCTGTCCGAGTTGGCGTTTTTCCGCTGCCAGTGGATGGAAGTTGCCGGCGTGCGGGCGCTGGTGGCACGGACTGGCTACACCGGCGAGGACGGCTTTGAACTCTACATCCCTCAAGGAGGGGAGGCGATCTTCGACATGCTCGTTGAGCGCTACGTGCCGGAACGTCTCGCGCTCTGCGGGTTGGGGGCGCGTGATACGCTGCGTCTGGAAGCGCGCCTGCCTCTCTACGGGCAGGAGCTCAGCACTGAGGTCAATCCTTTTGAGGCCGGGCTGGGCTGGGTGGTGAAACTCAACACCGGGCATGATTTTGTCGGAAAAGACGCGTTGATTGCCGCGAAAGAGGCCGGTGTCACGCGTCGGCTTCGAGGAGTACGTCTGCAGGGACGCGGGGTGCTGCGTCCGGGCTATCCCATTTTTGTCAACGACACCCAGGTGGGGCAGTTAACCAGCGGCGGATTCGCTCCGACCCTTGATGCAAGCATTGGCCTGGGATACATCGACATTGAGCACGCCGATGTTTCGGCTGCCGAAGTCGAGATTCGTGGTCGCCGTCTGCCGGTAGCCCTTACGAAAAAGCCCTTTTACAGTCGTCCGCGCTGA
- the gcvPA gene encoding aminomethyl-transferring glycine dehydrogenase subunit GcvPA: MRYIPHTAEDIARMLQAIGVESIDELFESIPAELREKASQLELPPPMSEIALDRHLGGLASRNQAADPSTVSLLGAGCYDHVVPQAISQLLLRAEFLTSYTPYQPEISQGTTKTIFEFQSMVSEVLEMPIANASMYDGAHATAEAALMAQRVSRRDQVWVSKSVHPEYREVIETYLRYQDGVYREFEVDATTGQLDLDDLKARIEDPKKVACVIFQTPNFFGVLEDPRELVAWAQEHKILTVAAFNEPHAFALAMPPGSAGVDICAGEGMGLGVGLSYGGPALGIFAAREKHLRAMPGRLSGQTVDAMGREGYVLTLSTREQHIRRAKATSNICTNQGLMALAAAIYLSLMGREGFKELAQLNMARARYALEAFEERGLGTRVYTGPFFNEVVVELAAPAREVIDACLEQGIIPGFDLGSVNPAWSHRMLVACTEMTTAESLDRALDAVAAAL; this comes from the coding sequence ATGCGCTACATTCCGCACACCGCAGAAGATATTGCTCGGATGCTCCAGGCCATTGGTGTTGAGAGCATCGACGAGCTCTTCGAGAGCATTCCTGCCGAGCTTCGGGAAAAAGCCTCCCAGCTTGAGCTTCCCCCGCCGATGAGCGAGATCGCGCTCGATAGACATCTGGGCGGACTAGCTTCCCGGAACCAGGCGGCCGATCCTTCGACGGTCTCATTGCTGGGGGCCGGGTGCTACGATCACGTCGTGCCACAGGCGATCAGCCAGCTTCTGCTGCGGGCAGAGTTTCTGACCTCGTATACGCCGTACCAGCCCGAGATCAGCCAGGGCACCACCAAGACCATCTTTGAATTTCAGTCGATGGTCTCCGAGGTGCTCGAGATGCCGATCGCCAATGCGTCGATGTACGATGGCGCACATGCGACGGCCGAGGCGGCGTTGATGGCTCAGCGGGTGAGCCGCCGCGATCAGGTCTGGGTTTCTAAGAGCGTGCATCCGGAGTACCGCGAGGTTATTGAGACGTATCTGCGCTACCAGGATGGCGTCTATCGAGAATTTGAGGTGGACGCCACCACCGGACAGCTTGACCTTGATGATCTCAAGGCGCGCATTGAAGACCCCAAGAAAGTGGCCTGCGTAATCTTCCAGACGCCGAACTTTTTTGGCGTTCTCGAAGATCCGCGGGAGCTGGTCGCCTGGGCGCAGGAACACAAGATTTTGACCGTGGCGGCGTTTAACGAGCCTCATGCCTTTGCGCTGGCGATGCCTCCTGGAAGCGCAGGCGTTGATATCTGCGCAGGAGAGGGGATGGGGCTCGGTGTGGGCCTGAGTTACGGTGGGCCCGCGCTGGGTATCTTCGCCGCGCGCGAGAAGCATCTTCGTGCCATGCCCGGCCGGCTCTCCGGGCAGACGGTCGATGCCATGGGGCGTGAGGGCTACGTGCTCACGCTGTCGACGCGCGAACAGCATATCCGCCGCGCGAAGGCGACGAGCAATATTTGCACAAACCAGGGCTTGATGGCGCTGGCGGCGGCAATTTACTTGAGCTTGATGGGGCGTGAGGGCTTTAAGGAGCTTGCCCAACTCAATATGGCGCGGGCGCGCTATGCTCTCGAGGCCTTTGAGGAACGTGGGTTGGGTACACGTGTCTATACAGGTCCTTTCTTTAACGAGGTGGTGGTGGAGCTGGCTGCTCCAGCCAGGGAGGTGATCGACGCCTGCCTCGAACAAGGTATTATCCCGGGCTTCGATCTGGGGAGCGTCAACCCGGCCTGGAGTCACCGCATGCTGGTTGCCTGTACCGAGATGACTACGGCTGAGAGTCTGGACCGGGCGCTCGACGCAGTTGCCGCGGCGCTCTGA
- a CDS encoding thiol-disulfide oxidoreductase DCC family protein has protein sequence MSERYALSVRVSRPPPRPTLLYDATCEFCTYWARRWAQNIGASLALEALQHREGRYLELSQQELENAVHLVDSQGRVWRGAAAVFRAAALRRRYAIFWWGYRRVPGARWLSEWIYAWVANHRMTVSRLTRWMRRDRPDDSDAC, from the coding sequence GTGAGTGAGCGCTATGCGTTATCGGTACGGGTCTCAAGGCCACCGCCGAGGCCCACGCTGCTCTACGATGCGACGTGCGAATTTTGCACCTACTGGGCACGCCGGTGGGCGCAGAACATCGGCGCGTCATTGGCGCTGGAGGCACTTCAGCATCGGGAGGGGCGCTATCTCGAACTCAGCCAGCAAGAGCTTGAAAACGCGGTGCATCTGGTCGACTCCCAGGGGCGAGTCTGGCGCGGTGCGGCGGCGGTGTTCAGGGCCGCGGCACTACGCCGACGTTACGCCATCTTCTGGTGGGGATACCGTCGGGTTCCCGGAGCTCGATGGTTAAGTGAGTGGATTTATGCCTGGGTGGCGAACCACCGCATGACGGTCTCGCGTCTGACGCGTTGGATGCGTCGAGATCGTCCTGATGATTCAGATGCGTGCTGA
- a CDS encoding metal ABC transporter permease, producing the protein MAGGSESVFWQRALEFFAMQYDFALYALVAAVLVGAICGLVGTFMVLRGMSLVGDAAGHATLPGVGVAFLLTGTKSAPALLLGAMASAVLGAMTITWLSRGPKVRPEAAIGIVLSTFFGLGIVLLSYIQTSPTGQQSGLSDYLFGNAAAVTPAQIWVVGGAGLLLSMLVVVFYRPLSLMVFDERFARSIGLPTQWLELGLMSALAVAVVLSIQAVGVILVAAMLIIPPSAARLISGRLVGVMVGAMVIGALSGALGAMLSYIYEGVSTGPAMVLVAVTIFGFALVFGPVGGALPSAIRRVRARSLAAGGAL; encoded by the coding sequence ATGGCAGGTGGCAGTGAGAGTGTGTTCTGGCAGCGGGCGCTAGAGTTTTTTGCGATGCAGTACGACTTCGCCCTCTATGCCCTGGTGGCCGCGGTGCTGGTCGGTGCCATCTGTGGGCTGGTCGGCACCTTTATGGTCTTGCGCGGCATGTCGTTGGTGGGGGACGCCGCCGGGCATGCAACCCTTCCTGGCGTCGGGGTGGCCTTTCTGCTTACGGGCACCAAGAGCGCGCCAGCGTTGTTGCTGGGGGCAATGGCGAGCGCGGTGCTGGGGGCCATGACGATCACCTGGCTGAGCCGCGGGCCCAAAGTGCGTCCGGAGGCGGCGATCGGCATCGTGCTCTCGACCTTTTTTGGGCTTGGGATTGTGTTGCTTTCTTACATTCAGACCTCTCCCACCGGCCAGCAGAGTGGGCTCTCGGATTACCTCTTTGGAAACGCCGCCGCCGTCACGCCAGCGCAAATCTGGGTGGTGGGTGGCGCGGGATTGCTGCTGTCCATGCTGGTCGTCGTCTTTTATCGACCGCTCTCGTTGATGGTGTTCGATGAGCGCTTTGCTCGCTCCATCGGCTTGCCTACGCAGTGGCTGGAGTTGGGGTTAATGTCGGCGCTGGCGGTCGCTGTCGTGCTCTCGATTCAGGCCGTGGGTGTGATTCTGGTGGCGGCGATGCTGATCATCCCTCCCTCGGCGGCACGCTTGATTTCCGGCCGGCTTGTGGGAGTCATGGTCGGTGCGATGGTGATTGGCGCGCTGAGCGGCGCGCTTGGGGCCATGCTCTCGTACATCTACGAAGGCGTCTCCACTGGCCCGGCAATGGTGCTGGTGGCGGTCACGATTTTTGGGTTCGCGCTGGTCTTCGGACCTGTGGGAGGCGCGCTTCCGTCGGCGATACGTCGCGTTCGCGCCCGAAGCCTTGCGGCTGGAGGTGCATTGTGA
- a CDS encoding metal ABC transporter substrate-binding protein, which yields MRMKPWMWIAMTLLVAVASVGCKRAPDEVDERPMVVATTTMLEDMTRHLAGDDVKVSGLLSPGADPHLYQPRPGDARQIAASDMVVMNGLLLEGWMEGLVRHAGGERPVIVVGDAIPRERLMEVDGAVDPHIWFDVSLWREGAQHVSKALQQLFDEGDARRNAIAERHAHYDKTLAELDEWTRAQLATVPQGQRVLITSHDAFGYFGRAYNLDVEAIQGLSTEQEASQRDVINMVELVRKRNAPAVFIESSVSPGLIEQVARESGVRVSGPLYSDSLGTVESGVNTYIKMVETNVQLITGQLGGSPQAFESSVVPDAPESAGETDV from the coding sequence ATGCGAATGAAACCGTGGATGTGGATTGCCATGACGCTGCTAGTCGCAGTGGCAAGTGTGGGCTGTAAGCGCGCCCCAGACGAGGTGGATGAGCGCCCGATGGTCGTGGCCACCACAACGATGCTCGAAGATATGACTCGCCACCTGGCGGGCGATGATGTGAAGGTCTCCGGGTTGCTCTCTCCCGGGGCCGACCCACACCTCTATCAGCCGCGGCCCGGTGACGCGCGTCAGATCGCTGCGAGCGATATGGTGGTGATGAACGGGCTCCTGCTCGAAGGTTGGATGGAGGGCCTGGTGCGCCATGCCGGTGGGGAGCGACCCGTGATTGTGGTCGGGGATGCCATCCCCCGGGAGCGCCTGATGGAGGTTGATGGAGCGGTTGACCCTCATATCTGGTTTGACGTGAGCCTCTGGCGGGAAGGGGCCCAACACGTGAGCAAGGCGCTGCAGCAGCTCTTTGACGAGGGCGATGCTCGCCGCAACGCCATTGCCGAGAGGCATGCTCATTACGATAAAACTCTGGCGGAACTCGATGAGTGGACCCGCGCGCAGTTGGCGACCGTCCCGCAGGGCCAGCGTGTGCTTATTACCAGCCACGACGCGTTCGGCTACTTCGGGCGGGCCTACAATCTGGATGTGGAAGCGATTCAAGGGCTGAGTACCGAGCAGGAAGCCAGCCAGCGCGATGTGATCAACATGGTGGAGTTGGTGCGAAAGCGAAACGCGCCGGCGGTGTTTATCGAGTCCTCGGTATCACCGGGGCTCATTGAGCAAGTTGCCCGGGAGAGCGGGGTAAGGGTCAGTGGTCCGCTCTATTCTGACAGCCTGGGAACGGTGGAAAGCGGGGTGAACACATACATTAAGATGGTGGAGACCAATGTTCAGCTGATCACCGGGCAGCTTGGCGGTTCACCCCAAGCCTTCGAGAGTTCGGTGGTGCCTGATGCGCCCGAGTCCGCCGGGGAGACTGACGTATGA
- the gcvH gene encoding glycine cleavage system protein GcvH, translating into MELPKDYRYSKDHEWVCDQGDGSALVGITHYAQDALGDIVFVELPALGAELQAEDDFGVVESVKTVSDLYAPLSGEVIAVNEDLEDAPELVNESPYEKGWIVRVKISDPSELESLMDAAGYQAFLNDGES; encoded by the coding sequence ATGGAACTTCCTAAAGACTACCGCTACTCAAAAGATCACGAATGGGTTTGCGACCAGGGAGATGGAAGTGCGCTGGTCGGGATCACTCACTACGCTCAGGACGCGTTGGGCGACATTGTCTTTGTCGAGCTTCCCGCCCTCGGGGCGGAGCTTCAGGCCGAGGATGATTTCGGGGTGGTTGAGAGCGTTAAGACCGTCTCCGATCTTTATGCTCCGCTCTCTGGCGAGGTGATCGCAGTCAACGAGGACCTGGAGGATGCTCCCGAGTTGGTGAACGAGAGCCCCTATGAGAAGGGGTGGATTGTACGGGTTAAGATCAGCGACCCCTCGGAGCTGGAATCCTTAATGGATGCCGCGGGCTACCAGGCCTTTCTTAATGATGGCGAGTCCTGA
- a CDS encoding glucose-6-phosphate isomerase, which produces MLSYDAAGLFDVEAGLPSNFDASWSKRCQAAVEALQQRTSSGELGFLKLPEQNLGQLMTWAEGRQAEGWTDQIVVGIGGSSLGTRAVLEAMGPAWIPAIRTHFAENLDPVSLEATLRRVDLASTLLVVVTKSGTTIETMSQLWILYDAMVRQLGQVQADRQVIAITDPERGALRALARERDWETHAVPPNVGGRFSVLTAVSLVPLALAGYDVEALLRGAALIVRQGTRDLVGLAHISAQHIALYEKGFGQMVMMAYADRLGGLVDWFRQLWAESLGKARDRSGQLVNVGITPIKAMGAVDQHSQVQLYMEGPNDKQLLFVETASHPVGFQVPESPAMPEGLRHLQGRGIDEILRAEARGTRAALSRAQRPTALWRLESTGAPAVGGFLMSWMAITALAGELLNIDAFDQPGVELGKIIAHGLLGHPKHGQFLDDLESTPSESHFSRWPAD; this is translated from the coding sequence ATGCTCAGCTATGACGCGGCTGGTCTGTTTGACGTTGAGGCAGGCCTCCCCTCCAATTTTGATGCCTCCTGGTCTAAACGTTGTCAGGCGGCGGTCGAGGCGCTTCAACAACGCACATCCAGCGGAGAACTCGGGTTTCTGAAGCTGCCGGAGCAAAATCTCGGGCAGCTGATGACCTGGGCAGAAGGCCGCCAGGCCGAGGGGTGGACCGACCAGATCGTGGTGGGTATCGGAGGATCAAGCCTGGGAACCCGCGCGGTGCTGGAGGCCATGGGGCCGGCCTGGATTCCGGCGATACGTACGCACTTTGCTGAGAACCTCGACCCGGTTTCATTAGAGGCTACGCTGCGTCGAGTCGACCTGGCGAGCACTCTCCTGGTGGTAGTGACCAAGAGCGGCACGACGATTGAGACGATGAGTCAGTTGTGGATTCTTTACGACGCAATGGTCCGTCAACTCGGTCAGGTGCAGGCCGATCGCCAGGTCATTGCGATTACGGATCCAGAACGTGGAGCCCTGCGTGCGCTGGCGCGCGAACGTGACTGGGAGACCCACGCGGTGCCGCCAAACGTAGGTGGTCGATTCAGCGTACTTACCGCGGTCTCGCTGGTGCCTCTTGCGCTGGCCGGCTATGACGTGGAGGCTCTCTTGCGAGGCGCCGCTCTGATCGTCCGTCAGGGCACCCGGGATCTGGTCGGTCTGGCACACATCTCAGCTCAGCACATCGCCCTCTATGAGAAGGGTTTCGGCCAGATGGTGATGATGGCCTATGCGGATCGCCTTGGTGGGCTTGTCGATTGGTTTCGCCAGCTCTGGGCAGAAAGTCTCGGGAAGGCGAGGGATCGCTCGGGGCAATTGGTAAATGTTGGGATTACGCCGATTAAAGCGATGGGGGCGGTTGATCAGCACAGTCAGGTTCAGCTTTATATGGAAGGGCCGAACGACAAGCAGCTGCTTTTTGTGGAGACCGCCTCGCACCCGGTAGGATTTCAAGTGCCGGAAAGCCCCGCGATGCCCGAGGGGCTGCGTCATCTTCAGGGGCGAGGAATCGACGAGATTCTGAGAGCGGAGGCTCGTGGTACACGCGCCGCGCTCAGCCGTGCGCAGCGGCCGACAGCGCTCTGGCGCCTGGAGTCCACCGGAGCTCCTGCCGTCGGAGGGTTTCTCATGAGCTGGATGGCGATTACGGCGCTGGCTGGTGAGTTGCTAAACATTGACGCATTTGATCAGCCCGGAGTTGAGCTCGGGAAGATCATCGCGCATGGATTGCTCGGGCATCCGAAGCACGGTCAGTTTCTGGATGATCTGGAGTCGACGCCTTCGGAGAGCCATTTTAGCCGCTGGCCCGCGGATTGA